Proteins encoded in a region of the Suricata suricatta isolate VVHF042 chromosome 10, meerkat_22Aug2017_6uvM2_HiC, whole genome shotgun sequence genome:
- the LOC115305229 gene encoding olfactory receptor 8S1-like produces MRNHSIVNEFILLTLSADPQTQILLFILFLVIYLLSLMGNLVMLLVIRADSHLHMPMYFFLRQLSFLDLCHSSVTVPKMLENLLSESKTVFVGSCLAQAFFVFATGGTEACLLAVMAYDRYVAISSPLLYGQVMSNQLCVGMVWGSWGLAFVDALINILLAVNLDYCEDQTLPHFSCELSSLFPLSCSDTSINFTLLLCSSVLHFFGTFILIVFSYARIVSTILSISSTSGRSKAFSTCSSHLTTVILFYGSGFLSYLLPTSGSHLEMMVSLQYSVVTPMLNPLVYSLQNKEVKTAMRRMLRRYVKSFT; encoded by the coding sequence atgAGAAACCACAGCATTGTCAATGAGTTCATCCTTCTTACGTTATCTGCTGACCCTCAGACTCAGATTCTGCTTTTCATATTGTTTCTGGTGATTTATCTCCTGAGCCTGATGGGGAACCTGGTGATGCTGCTGGTGATTAGGGCTGATTCTCACCTCCACATGCCCATGTACTTCTTTTTAAGACAACTGTCCTTCCTGGACCTCTGCCATTCATCTGTCACAGTCCCCAAGATGCTTGAGAATCTACTTTCTGAAAGCAAAACCGTCTTTGTAGGGAGCTGCCTGGCTCAGGCCTTCTTTGTGTTTGCCACTGGGGGCACAGAGGCCTGTCTGCTggctgtgatggcctatgaccgctatgtagCCATCAGCTCCCCTCTGCTCTATGGCCAGGTGATGAGCAATCAGCTCTGTGTTGGGATGGTGTGGGGTTCCTGGGGCCTGGCCTTCGTTGATGCCCTCATCAATATCCTCTTGGCTGTCAATTTAGATTATTGTGAGGACCAGACTCTTCCTCACTTCAGCTGTGAGCTGtcatctctcttccctctgtcttgCTCAGATACCTCCATCAATTTCACACTCctgctctgctcctctgtctTGCATTTCTTTGGAACTTTCATTCTGATTGTTTTTTCATATGCCCGCATTGTCTCCACCATCCTGAGCATCAGCTCCACCTCAGGCAGAAGCAAGGCCTTCTCTACTTGCTCTTCTCACCTCACTACTGTGATCTTGTTCTATGGCTCAGGTTTCCTCAGCTATCTCTTGCCAACATCAGGCTCCCATCTGGAGATGATGGTCTCCTTGCAGTACAGTGTGGTCACTCCCATGCTGAACCCCCTCGTCTACAGCCTGCAGAACAAGGAGGTGAAGACAGCTATGAGAAGAATGTTAAGGAGGTATGTTAAGTCTTTTACATAG